One Prunus dulcis chromosome 8, ALMONDv2, whole genome shotgun sequence DNA window includes the following coding sequences:
- the LOC117638187 gene encoding uncharacterized aarF domain-containing protein kinase At1g71810, chloroplastic-like isoform X1 yields the protein MVEIQQTPPFKFQFPNSHFSFTSSLPLQKTMLLRLPSPPLSSSYLSTTTPIHLRLFSSSSSPRPRPRRRRSLFRCAAGNDLVEVDAFTNKSGYLFELSNSDANSIEDYDISKIGAIYRRRPLILLRRLFQTGLTFGKWFAFRYIDNLMERSDQMFEVRAAELRQVLLELGPAYIKIAQAISSRPDLIPPSYLDELSLLQDRISPFSTEVAINTIEQELGLPIEELFSEISLEPVAAASLGQVYQARLRRTGQVVAVKVQRPGVQAAISLDILILRSLAGLLRRIRKLNTDLQAVVDEWASSLFREMDYRTEANNGLKFRKLYGGIPDVLVPEMYLDYTTRRVLVMEWVEGQKLSEVNDLYMVEVGTYCSFNQLLEYGFYHADPHPGNLLRTYDGKLAYLDFGMMGEFKQELRNGFIEACLHLVNRDFGALAKDFVTLGLIPPTADKEAVTKALTGVFQNAVAKGVRNISFGDLLGDLGTTMYKFKFRIPSYFSLVIRSLAVLEGVAIGTNPDYKVLGSTYPWIARKVLTDSSPELKSSLHALLYEEGIFKIDRLESLLSEALRARTEKALLRKQEDERVVIKQILSFMLAEKGAFVRDILLQEFAKGLDALGLATLDSITTLATASIPFTSTFSFSTMTNEDKINLRTLHRLLLLLSGLQGIENSKAVIKEDIPYNNQQMNLEEASLVFNQLASIQDILPILSVISELPPESQQQLLNLPADLTGRLISRAAARTIRRIIL from the exons CTTCCCCTCCAAAAAACAATGCTTCTTCGCCTTCCCTCAcctcctctctcctcctcctacCTTTCCACTACCACACCCATACACCTCCGATtattctcttcctcctcctcccctcGCCCCCGTCCTCGTCGTCGCCGCTCTCTTTTCCGATGCGCCGCCGGAAACGACCTCGTCGAAGTCGACGCCTTCACGAATAAGTCGGGCTACCTCTTCGAGCTCAGTAACTCCGATGCCAACTCCATAGAAGACTATGACATCTCCAAAATTGGCGCCATTTACAGGCGGAGGCCGCTGATTCTTCTTCGCCGGCTCTTCCAGACTGGTCTCACCTTTGGAAAGTGGTTCGCGTTTCGCTACATTGATAACCTAATGGAGCGCTCTGACCAAATGTTCGAG GTCAGAGCTGCAGAGCTTCGGCAAGTACTGCTGGAACTTGGACCG GCATATATCAAAATTGCTCAGGCCATCTCATCTCGACCT gACTTGATACCACCATCATATTTGGATGAGCTCTCACTGTTGCAAGATCGAATATCTCCATTTTCTACAGAAGTTGCTATAAATACAATAGAACAAGAACTAGGTTTACCAATAGAAGAGCTTTTTTCAGAGATCTCACTCGAACCTGTAGCTGCGGCTTCCCTTGGACAG GTTTATCAAGCTAGGCTTCGTCGTACAGGACAGGTTGTTGCAGTCAAAGTGCAAAGGCCCGGAGTACAAGCCGCTATTTCCTTAGACATATTGATCTTGCGTTCCCTAGCAGGTCTACTTAGGagaataagaaaattaaacactgATCTTCAG GCAGTTGTTGATGAATGGGCATCAAGTCTCTTTCGG GAGATGGACTACAGGACAGAAGCAAATAATGGTCTCAAATTCAG AAAGCTATATGGTGGTATACCTGATGTTTTGGTTCCAGAAATGTATCTGGATTACACAACTCGTAGGGTGCTTGTGATGGAATGGGTGGAG GGGCAGAAGCTGTCAGAAGTAAATGATCTTTACATGGTTGAG GTTGGGACTTACTGCTCATTCAATCAACTTCTGGAATATGGATTCTATCATGCAGATCCACACCCTGGAAACCTTCTTCGTACATATGATGGGAAACTTGCCTATTTAG ATTTTGGTATGATGGGTGAATTTAAACAAGAACTCCGCAATGGATTCATTGAAGCTTGCCTCCATCTTGTAAACCGTGATTTTGGTGCTTTGGCTAAGGACTTTGTTACTCTTGG GCTTATTCCACCAACTGCAGACAAGGAAGCTGTTACAAAGGCTTTAACAG GTGTCTTTCAGAATGCTGTTGCCAAAGGAGTGCGAAATATTAGCTTTGGAGACCTCTTAGGAGATTTAGGAACCACCAT GTACAAGTTCAAATTCCGTATaccttcttatttttctcttgtCATTCGAAG CCTTGCTGTATTGGAAGGCGTCGCCATCGGCACCAACCCAGATTACAAAGTTTTAGGTAGTACGTACCCATGGATTGCTAGAAAAGTACTAACTGATAGCTCACCAGAGCTCAAGTCTTCCCTGCATGCCCTTCTTTATGAG GAAGGCATTTTCAAAATTGATCGTCTAGAGTCTCTACTTTCAGAG GCCCTCCGTGCCAGAACAGAGAAGGCTTTAttaagaaaacaagaagatgagAGGGTAGTTATCAAGCAAATCCTTTCTTTTATGTTGGCAGAGAAG GGTGCATTTGTGAGGGATATACTTCTTCAAGAATTTGCGAAG GGATTGGATGCACTTGGGCTGGCAACCTTGGATTCTATTACTACTCTGGCAACTGCAAGCATACCATTCACTTCTACTTTTTCATTCTCAACAATGACTAATGAAGACAAAATCAACTTAAGAACACTACATCGCCTTCTGCTGTTACTGTCAGGGCTTCAAGGAATTGAAAACTCCAAAGCA GTAATTAAAGAGGATATCCCATACAATAATCAACAAATGAACTTGGAGGAAGCATCATTAGTATTCAATCAGCTTGCATCCATTCAAGACATTCTACCTATCCTTTCTGTTATTTCTGAG CTCCCACCAGAATCACAGCAGCAGTTACTTAATCTGCCAGCCGATCTCACAGGAAGATTAATTTCTCGTGCTGCTGCAAGGACGATCCGAAGGATCATTTTATGA
- the LOC117638187 gene encoding uncharacterized aarF domain-containing protein kinase At1g71810, chloroplastic-like isoform X2, with product MVEIQQTPPFKFQFPNSHFSFTSSLPLQKTMLLRLPSPPLSSSYLSTTTPIHLRLFSSSSSPRPRPRRRRSLFRCAAGNDLVEVDAFTNKSGYLFELSNSDANSIEDYDISKIGAIYRRRPLILLRRLFQTGLTFGKWFAFRYIDNLMERSDQMFEVRAAELRQVLLELGPVYQARLRRTGQVVAVKVQRPGVQAAISLDILILRSLAGLLRRIRKLNTDLQAVVDEWASSLFREMDYRTEANNGLKFRKLYGGIPDVLVPEMYLDYTTRRVLVMEWVEGQKLSEVNDLYMVEVGTYCSFNQLLEYGFYHADPHPGNLLRTYDGKLAYLDFGMMGEFKQELRNGFIEACLHLVNRDFGALAKDFVTLGLIPPTADKEAVTKALTGVFQNAVAKGVRNISFGDLLGDLGTTMYKFKFRIPSYFSLVIRSLAVLEGVAIGTNPDYKVLGSTYPWIARKVLTDSSPELKSSLHALLYEEGIFKIDRLESLLSEALRARTEKALLRKQEDERVVIKQILSFMLAEKGAFVRDILLQEFAKGLDALGLATLDSITTLATASIPFTSTFSFSTMTNEDKINLRTLHRLLLLLSGLQGIENSKAVIKEDIPYNNQQMNLEEASLVFNQLASIQDILPILSVISELPPESQQQLLNLPADLTGRLISRAAARTIRRIIL from the exons CTTCCCCTCCAAAAAACAATGCTTCTTCGCCTTCCCTCAcctcctctctcctcctcctacCTTTCCACTACCACACCCATACACCTCCGATtattctcttcctcctcctcccctcGCCCCCGTCCTCGTCGTCGCCGCTCTCTTTTCCGATGCGCCGCCGGAAACGACCTCGTCGAAGTCGACGCCTTCACGAATAAGTCGGGCTACCTCTTCGAGCTCAGTAACTCCGATGCCAACTCCATAGAAGACTATGACATCTCCAAAATTGGCGCCATTTACAGGCGGAGGCCGCTGATTCTTCTTCGCCGGCTCTTCCAGACTGGTCTCACCTTTGGAAAGTGGTTCGCGTTTCGCTACATTGATAACCTAATGGAGCGCTCTGACCAAATGTTCGAG GTCAGAGCTGCAGAGCTTCGGCAAGTACTGCTGGAACTTGGACCG GTTTATCAAGCTAGGCTTCGTCGTACAGGACAGGTTGTTGCAGTCAAAGTGCAAAGGCCCGGAGTACAAGCCGCTATTTCCTTAGACATATTGATCTTGCGTTCCCTAGCAGGTCTACTTAGGagaataagaaaattaaacactgATCTTCAG GCAGTTGTTGATGAATGGGCATCAAGTCTCTTTCGG GAGATGGACTACAGGACAGAAGCAAATAATGGTCTCAAATTCAG AAAGCTATATGGTGGTATACCTGATGTTTTGGTTCCAGAAATGTATCTGGATTACACAACTCGTAGGGTGCTTGTGATGGAATGGGTGGAG GGGCAGAAGCTGTCAGAAGTAAATGATCTTTACATGGTTGAG GTTGGGACTTACTGCTCATTCAATCAACTTCTGGAATATGGATTCTATCATGCAGATCCACACCCTGGAAACCTTCTTCGTACATATGATGGGAAACTTGCCTATTTAG ATTTTGGTATGATGGGTGAATTTAAACAAGAACTCCGCAATGGATTCATTGAAGCTTGCCTCCATCTTGTAAACCGTGATTTTGGTGCTTTGGCTAAGGACTTTGTTACTCTTGG GCTTATTCCACCAACTGCAGACAAGGAAGCTGTTACAAAGGCTTTAACAG GTGTCTTTCAGAATGCTGTTGCCAAAGGAGTGCGAAATATTAGCTTTGGAGACCTCTTAGGAGATTTAGGAACCACCAT GTACAAGTTCAAATTCCGTATaccttcttatttttctcttgtCATTCGAAG CCTTGCTGTATTGGAAGGCGTCGCCATCGGCACCAACCCAGATTACAAAGTTTTAGGTAGTACGTACCCATGGATTGCTAGAAAAGTACTAACTGATAGCTCACCAGAGCTCAAGTCTTCCCTGCATGCCCTTCTTTATGAG GAAGGCATTTTCAAAATTGATCGTCTAGAGTCTCTACTTTCAGAG GCCCTCCGTGCCAGAACAGAGAAGGCTTTAttaagaaaacaagaagatgagAGGGTAGTTATCAAGCAAATCCTTTCTTTTATGTTGGCAGAGAAG GGTGCATTTGTGAGGGATATACTTCTTCAAGAATTTGCGAAG GGATTGGATGCACTTGGGCTGGCAACCTTGGATTCTATTACTACTCTGGCAACTGCAAGCATACCATTCACTTCTACTTTTTCATTCTCAACAATGACTAATGAAGACAAAATCAACTTAAGAACACTACATCGCCTTCTGCTGTTACTGTCAGGGCTTCAAGGAATTGAAAACTCCAAAGCA GTAATTAAAGAGGATATCCCATACAATAATCAACAAATGAACTTGGAGGAAGCATCATTAGTATTCAATCAGCTTGCATCCATTCAAGACATTCTACCTATCCTTTCTGTTATTTCTGAG CTCCCACCAGAATCACAGCAGCAGTTACTTAATCTGCCAGCCGATCTCACAGGAAGATTAATTTCTCGTGCTGCTGCAAGGACGATCCGAAGGATCATTTTATGA